From Triticum urartu cultivar G1812 chromosome 2, Tu2.1, whole genome shotgun sequence, a single genomic window includes:
- the LOC125537970 gene encoding uncharacterized protein LOC125537970: protein MDDPHRRVRGDPAPPYGDFDGLFSVEIHHSGFFCGSDINRTYMDYEVDWFDNCQTDTWSLLWIDDFLLQLGYDRQASKIDVYWCEPRKTVSDGLKLLTCDADIVLMICATLEHKNLLLIVDHGDTLQSLNKDDVLTNGVKDPPKVITPKRHGKENVSYPEKEQSPREKMSRTTRRSMSFGEGCSSRNAMEEENIEDVNNSEEEGNDEDAGSETDEEFYESDYEVAEGDDDLFDANVDKDVDDHREKNILPDFEEELPEDALEDSHLNMSKEEKEKLKHKFSTFNPTTDLNAPVFKIGLVFADMKELRHALTAYSVRNRVKVNKLRNTSVSLEAVCKPGCTWYLKAGKDNRSSSIQIKKYVDNHTCTKAWDLRVLTAPFLTNKFREEFRDNEKMPLKKFSDKVETEYNLVPHRSKLGRARRATVNQIRGVDDDQYNTLWDYGQELRRSNPGSQFFLCTKEVFDEKTKKGLINAVKKVFPHSEHRNCVRHIYQNFHKVHKGEQLKNDLWSIARSTNKAAYTRNMDLMKEHSLGAYTWVEKLEPRTWIKAFFDPFCKCDILLNNMSEVFNSYILDAREMPIKSMLDQIMWKLTNRIVGKQREAEKWTGRLCPKIQKKLDKYVEWAKNCRVQEYGQGVCKVFSLNNTYIVDLKMLSCECKRWVLSGIPCHHAIACFRHERIEPESMVHSCYTVEEYKKCYGFNMMPMRDPQQWEKMHGIAVHPPLYTKVMGRPKKNRKKDPEEKKDKTGVKKLSKHGVTMHCSVCGAADHNKKGHHNHVNQTTSEETTIEEEYDDPSIIANIMPHRVYPQLDPTQTPDSMVYNMQEMEKFTYPAPREFAPLPESSFIANARDSIPMVRVTTAMSRGRVRKTANEKVARPRKKQAREGNIAMGSNVATTGSNAPTSGANARGGGNARGGANARGGGIARGGGNARGGANARGGGNPRGARAAAPGFFNLLFGPDGSTIHEPPLVMQGEEEFTLHASLGESLMEFLNELVGLVMEFMNELVVSSSVLI, encoded by the exons ATGGATGACCCGCATCGTCGGGTGCGAGGCGATCCAGCGCCGCCGTATG GAGATTTTGATGGTCTGTTCAGTGTTGAGATCCACCATAGTGGTTTCTTTTGTGGCAGTGACATAAACAGAACATACATGGACTATGAGGTTGATTGGTTTGACAATTGTCAGACTGACACTTGGTCCTTACTCTGGATTGATGACTTTCTTCTGCAGCTGGGCTATGATAGACAAGCTTCAAAGATTGATGTTTACTGGTGTGAACCAAGAAAGACAGTTAGTGATGGCCTGAAGCTCTTAACCTGTGATGCCGACATTGTTCTTATGATTTGTGCAACATTAGAGCACAAGAACCTGCTGCTGATAGTAGACCATGGTGATACCCTGCAGTCATTAAACAAAGATGATGTTCTGACAAATGGAGTGAAGGATCCACCTAAGGTTATTACTCCAAAGAGGCATGGAAAAGAAAATGTCAGTTATCCAGAGAAAGAGCAGAGTCCTAGAGAGAAAATGTCAAGGACAACAAGGAGATCTATGTCATTTGGAGAAGGATGTAGCTCAAGGAATGCTATGGAGGAGGAGAATATTGAGGATGTTAACAATAGTGAAGAAGAGGGAAATGATGAGGATGCAGGGTCAGAAACAGACGAGGAGTTCTATGAGAGTGACTATGAAGTTGCAGAAGGTGATGATGATTTGTTTGACGCAAATGTAGACAAAGATGTTGATGATCACAGAGAGAAGAACATATTGCCAGACTTTGAAGAAGAACTTCCAGAAGATGCTTTGGAGGACAGCCACTTAAATATGTcgaaagaagagaaagagaagTTGAAGCACAAATTCAGTACTTTCAACCCAACAACTGATCTGAATGCACCTGTGTTTAAGATTGGGTTGGTGTTTGCAGATATGAAGGAATTGAGGCATGCTCTCACTGCATACAGTGTAAGGAATAGGGTGAAAGTGAACAAGCTCCGAAATACTTCAGTATCACTAGAGGCTGTATGCAAGCCTGGTTGCACTTGGTACTTGAAGGCAGGTAAAGATAACAGGTCAAGTAGCATACAGATCAAGAAGTATGTTGACAATCACACTTGCACAAAAGCATGGGACCTGAGAGTTCTGACTGCTCCTTTTCTTACTAACAAGTTCAGAGAAGAATTCAGAGACAATGAAAAAATGCCTCTGAAGAAATTTTCAGATAAGGTGGAGACAGAATATAATTTGGTTCCACACAGGAGTAAGTTGGGAAGAGCTAGGAGAGCAACAGTGAATCAAATAAGGGGAGTAGATGATGACCAATATAATACTTTGTGGGACTATGGTCAGGAGCTTAGAAGGAGCAATCCAGGAAGCCAGTTCTTCTTGTGCACTAAGGAAGTATTTGATGAGAAGACAAAGAAG GGATTAATAAACGCAGTGAAAAAGGTTTTCCCTCATTCAGAACATAGAAACTGTGTTAGGCACATTTATCAAAATTTCCATAAAGTACACAAGGGAGAGCAGCTCAAGAATGATCTATGGTCTATAGCAAGGTCCACTAATAAAGCTGCATACACCAGGAACATGGATCTAATGAAAGAACACAGCTTGGGTGCCTACACCTGGGTTGAGAAATTGGAGCCAAGAACATGGATCAAAGCATTCTTTGACCCGTTTTGCAAGTGTGACATATTACTAAACAATATGTCAGAAGTGTTCAATAG TTACATTTTGGATGCGAGGGAAATGCCAATTAAGTCAATGTTGGACCAGATAATGTGGAAGCTAACAAACAGGATTGTTGGTAAGCAGAGAGAGGCAGAGAAATGGACAGGCAGATTATGTCCCAAGATACAGAAGAAATTGGACAAGTATGTGGAGTGGGCAAAGAACTGCAGGGTGCAAGAGTATGGGCAAGGTGTTTGCAAGGTTTTCTCTTTGAACAACACATACATTGTTGACCTGAAAATGCTTTCTTGTGAATGCAAAAGGTGGGTACTATCTGGCATACCTTGCCATCATGCAATTGCATGTTTTAGGCATGAGAGAATTGAGCCAGAGAGCATGGTCCATTCATGCTACACTGTTGAGGAATATAAGAAGTGTTATGGATTTAATATGATGCCAATGAGGGACCCACAGCAATGGGAAAAAATGCATGGCATTGCTGTTCACCCACCCCTGTACACAAAAGTAATGGGCAGGCCTAAGAAGAACAGGAAAAAAGATCCAGAAGAGAAGAAAGACAAGACTGGGGTGAAAAAATTGAGCAAACATGGTGTGACCATGCATTGTTCTGTTTGTGGAGCTGCTGACCATAACAAGAAGGGCCACCACAATCATGTTAATCAAACAACATCTGAGGAAACAACAATTGAAGAAGAATATGACGACCCAAGCATAATTGCT AACATCATGCCACACAGAGTCTACCCTCAGCTCGATCCAACACAAACCCCTGACTCAATGGTTTACAATATGCAAGAAATG GAGAAGTTTACATATCCAGCACCTAGGGAATTTGCCCCCCTACCTGAGTCTAGCTTCATTGCCAATGCCAGAGACTCAATTCCTATGGTTAGAGTTACAACAGCCATGTCAAGAGGCAGGGTGAGAAAGACTGCTAATGAGAAAGTTGCAAGGCCAAGGAAAAAGCAGGCAAGGGAAGGCAATATTGCAATGGGAAGCAATGTTGCAACAACTGGAAGCAATGCTCCAACAAGTGGGGCCAATGCAAGAGGAGGTGGCAATGCAAGAGGAGGGGCCAATGCAAGAGGAGGTGGCATTGCAAGAGGAGGTGGCAATGCAAGAGGAGGGGCCAATGCAAGAGGAGGTGGCAATCCAAGAGGAGCAAGAGCTGCTGCTCCAGGTTTCTTCAACTTGCTATTTGGACCCGATGGATCCACAATACATGAACCGCCACTTGTCATGCAGGGTGAGGAGGAG TTTACATTACATGCATCTTTAGGTGAAAGTCTGATGGAGTTCTTGAATGAACTTGTTGGTTTGGTGATGGAGTTCATGAATGAACTTGTGGTCTCTAGTTCAGTACTTATTTAG
- the LOC125539834 gene encoding uncharacterized protein LOC125539834 isoform X1 has translation MAWWKNGALVAAATLAVAAVVCAGVAAAASKFDDVVQPSWANDHVLYEDDLLKLRLDSSSGGGFASKNKFLYGKATADLKLVPGDSAGVVTAFYVTVVGGGQAQRVRLRVPGQRHRRAVPGADQPVHRRRGQPGAAHRPLVRPHRRLPHLRRALEPQPGRLPRRRHPHPRLRQQERLRHQAQGPPPPPQQRHHRRHPDGVRVPVAAAHGRVQLHLERGRLGHARRAGQDGLVARAVRGHLPGRARRGLRLGRQRLRLGRRRGGALQRQLLGQGGPLLVEGEGHAGAVRAPEPPAGVGARAPPRLRLLRRHRPLPRPAARVRRPLIRRVVAGRLHGNLLLALRRMDP, from the exons ATGGCGTGGTGGAAGAACGGCGCCTTGGTCGCCGCGGCGACCCTCGCCGTGGCCGCGGTGGTCTGCgccggcgtggcggcggcggcgagcaagTTCGACGACGTGGTGCAGCCCAGCTGGGCCAACGACCACGTCCTCTACGAGGATGACCTCCTCAAGCTCCGCCTCGACAGCTCCTCCG GCGGGGGATTCGCGTCCAAGAACAAGTTCTTGTACGGCAAGGCCACCGCCGACCTGAAGCTCGTGCCGGGGGACTCCGCCGGCGTCGTCACGGCTTTCTATGTGA CTGTCGTCGGCGGGGGACAAGCACAACGAGTTCGACTTCGAGTTCCTGGGCAACGTCACCGGCGAGCCGTACCTGGTGCAGACCAACCTGTACATCGACGGCGTGGGCAACCGGGAGCAGCGCATCGACCTCTGGTTCGACCCCACCGCCGACTTCCACACCTACGCCGTGCTCTGGAACCCCAGCCAGGTCGTCTTCCTCGTCGACGACACCCCCATCCGCGTCTACGACAACAAGAACGCCTCCGCCACCAAGCCCAAGGGCCACCACCGCCACCCCAACaacgccaccaccgccgccacccaGACGGCGTCCGCGTTCCCGTCGCCGCAGCCCATGGCCGTGTACAGCTCCATCTGGAACGCGGACGACTGGGCCACGCGCGGCGGGCTGGTCAAGACGGATTGGTCGCACGCGCCGTTCGTGGCCACCTTCCGGGACGTGCGCGTCGAGGGCTGCGCCTGGGCCGCCAACGCCTCCGACTCggacgccggcgaggtggcgcgcTGCAGCGGCAGCTCCTGGGGCAAGGAGGGCCGCTACTGGTGGAAGGAGAAGGACATGCAGGAGCTGTCCGTGCACCAGAGCCACCAGCTGGTGTGGGCGCGCGCGCACCACCTCGTCTACGACTACTGCGTCGACACCGACCGCTTCCCCGTCCAGCCGCCCGAGTGCGCCGGCCGCTGATCCGCCGCGTCGTCGCCGGCCGCCTCCATGGAAATCTTTTATTAGCACTCCGTAGAATGGATCCATGA
- the LOC125539834 gene encoding xyloglucan endotransglucosylase protein 6-like isoform X2, translating to MAWWKNGALVAAATLAVAAVVCAGVAAAASKFDDVVQPSWANDHVLYEDDLLKLRLDSSSGGGFASKNKFLYGKATADLKLVPGDSAGVVTAFYLSSAGDKHNEFDFEFLGNVTGEPYLVQTNLYIDGVGNREQRIDLWFDPTADFHTYAVLWNPSQVVFLVDDTPIRVYDNKNASATKPKGHHRHPNNATTAATQTASAFPSPQPMAVYSSIWNADDWATRGGLVKTDWSHAPFVATFRDVRVEGCAWAANASDSDAGEVARCSGSSWGKEGRYWWKEKDMQELSVHQSHQLVWARAHHLVYDYCVDTDRFPVQPPECAGR from the exons ATGGCGTGGTGGAAGAACGGCGCCTTGGTCGCCGCGGCGACCCTCGCCGTGGCCGCGGTGGTCTGCgccggcgtggcggcggcggcgagcaagTTCGACGACGTGGTGCAGCCCAGCTGGGCCAACGACCACGTCCTCTACGAGGATGACCTCCTCAAGCTCCGCCTCGACAGCTCCTCCG GCGGGGGATTCGCGTCCAAGAACAAGTTCTTGTACGGCAAGGCCACCGCCGACCTGAAGCTCGTGCCGGGGGACTCCGCCGGCGTCGTCACGGCTTTCTAT CTGTCGTCGGCGGGGGACAAGCACAACGAGTTCGACTTCGAGTTCCTGGGCAACGTCACCGGCGAGCCGTACCTGGTGCAGACCAACCTGTACATCGACGGCGTGGGCAACCGGGAGCAGCGCATCGACCTCTGGTTCGACCCCACCGCCGACTTCCACACCTACGCCGTGCTCTGGAACCCCAGCCAGGTCGTCTTCCTCGTCGACGACACCCCCATCCGCGTCTACGACAACAAGAACGCCTCCGCCACCAAGCCCAAGGGCCACCACCGCCACCCCAACaacgccaccaccgccgccacccaGACGGCGTCCGCGTTCCCGTCGCCGCAGCCCATGGCCGTGTACAGCTCCATCTGGAACGCGGACGACTGGGCCACGCGCGGCGGGCTGGTCAAGACGGATTGGTCGCACGCGCCGTTCGTGGCCACCTTCCGGGACGTGCGCGTCGAGGGCTGCGCCTGGGCCGCCAACGCCTCCGACTCggacgccggcgaggtggcgcgcTGCAGCGGCAGCTCCTGGGGCAAGGAGGGCCGCTACTGGTGGAAGGAGAAGGACATGCAGGAGCTGTCCGTGCACCAGAGCCACCAGCTGGTGTGGGCGCGCGCGCACCACCTCGTCTACGACTACTGCGTCGACACCGACCGCTTCCCCGTCCAGCCGCCCGAGTGCGCCGGCCGCTGA